A DNA window from Pirellulales bacterium contains the following coding sequences:
- the rplI gene encoding 50S ribosomal protein L9 codes for MKTKTRPDHKRLPVGSHGGVELLLIHSVEDLGKQGEVVEVRRGYALNYLLPQGLATIATDHHKRMVEKHRAKLQEIEKSRQAGLRKEAAEIAKQSVTIEANATEDGHLYGSVGANDIVAALRKNDVHLHADQIRLEGPLKELGLYTVKFRLSSEVEGELKVWVVPQVGAN; via the coding sequence ATGAAGACCAAGACTCGCCCCGATCACAAGCGTCTCCCCGTCGGGTCCCACGGCGGCGTCGAACTGCTGCTCATCCACTCGGTCGAGGATCTCGGCAAGCAGGGCGAGGTCGTCGAGGTGCGCCGCGGTTACGCCCTCAACTATCTGCTGCCGCAAGGGTTGGCGACGATCGCCACGGACCACCACAAGCGGATGGTCGAGAAGCACCGCGCCAAGCTGCAGGAGATCGAGAAATCCCGCCAAGCCGGCCTCCGCAAGGAAGCCGCCGAGATCGCCAAGCAGAGCGTCACGATCGAAGCGAACGCCACCGAGGACGGTCACCTGTACGGCAGCGTCGGCGCCAACGACATCGTCGCCGCGTTGCGGAAGAACGACGTCCACCTGCACGCCGACCAGATTCGCCTGGAAGGCCCGCTCAAGGAATTGGGCCTCTACACGGTCAAGTTCCGCCTCTCCAGCGAGGTCGAGGGCGAGCTCAAAGTCTGGGTCGTCCCGCAAGTCGGCGCCAACTGA
- a CDS encoding single-stranded DNA-binding protein, giving the protein MASFNRVILVGNLTRDPELRYISSGTAVSEISLAVNERVKRNEQWVNEVHYIDVTLWGRTAEVANEYLSKGSPVLIEGRLKQDRWEKDGQKFSKLRVTGDKMEMLSGREGGGGGGRGAGTSARSSQPRAEAYDSGPDDDYGQHAPAGPPDDEIPF; this is encoded by the coding sequence ATGGCCAGCTTCAACCGCGTCATTCTCGTCGGCAATCTGACCCGTGATCCCGAGCTGCGGTACATCTCCAGCGGGACCGCCGTGTCGGAGATTTCGCTGGCGGTCAACGAACGGGTCAAGCGGAACGAGCAGTGGGTCAACGAAGTCCACTACATCGATGTCACCCTCTGGGGGCGGACCGCCGAGGTGGCCAACGAATACTTGAGCAAGGGCTCGCCGGTGCTGATCGAAGGCCGGCTCAAGCAGGACCGCTGGGAGAAAGACGGGCAGAAATTCAGTAAACTGCGCGTCACCGGCGACAAGATGGAGATGCTTAGCGGCCGCGAAGGCGGCGGGGGAGGAGGCCGCGGCGCCGGTACCAGCGCCCGGTCGAGCCAACCGCGAGCCGAGGCGTACGACTCCGGCCCGGACGACGATTACGGCCAGCACGCCCCTGCCGGCCCCCCGGACGACGAAATTCCGTTCTAA
- the rpsF gene encoding 30S ribosomal protein S6, translated as MAENIGVYEGMFILDSNRFARERDKLAKEVEGLIEAIGGDIEVSRLWEERRLAYPINGQRKGAYWLIYFRAPTGKITELTRACEINDSILRQLFVRLPHQLVEPILAHAKGEPLSEAPVEEGEPVGAGA; from the coding sequence TTGGCTGAGAATATTGGCGTTTACGAAGGGATGTTCATCCTCGACTCGAACCGCTTCGCCCGCGAGCGTGACAAGCTCGCCAAGGAGGTCGAAGGGCTGATCGAGGCGATCGGCGGCGACATCGAAGTCAGCCGGCTGTGGGAAGAGCGTCGGCTGGCCTATCCGATCAACGGACAGCGCAAGGGCGCCTACTGGCTGATCTACTTCCGGGCCCCGACCGGGAAGATCACCGAACTGACGCGGGCCTGCGAGATCAACGACTCGATCCTTCGGCAGTTGTTCGTCCGGTTGCCCCACCAGTTGGTCGAGCCGATCCTGGCCCACGCCAAGGGCGAGCCGCTGTCCGAAGCTCCGGTCGAGGAAGGCGAACCCGTCGGGGCCGGCGCCTAG
- the pth gene encoding aminoacyl-tRNA hydrolase, with the protein MKLIVGLGNPGKKYDGTRHNVGFEVLDRLAAESLADPPQNRFDGAVRQCRIGSESVLLLAPHTYMNLSGGSVLAAVDFYKLAPADLLVVCDDFNLPVGSLRLRPRGTEGGQRGLADVIRRLGTNEFARLRIGIGPVPERWNPADFVLGKFTADERPEMDLQVARAVDAAKCWATAGVDEAMCRFNGAGP; encoded by the coding sequence ATGAAACTCATCGTCGGCCTGGGCAATCCCGGCAAGAAGTACGACGGGACGCGACACAACGTCGGGTTTGAGGTGCTCGACCGCTTGGCGGCCGAGTCGCTGGCCGACCCGCCGCAAAACAGATTCGACGGCGCCGTCCGGCAATGTCGAATCGGGAGCGAGTCGGTCCTGCTGCTCGCCCCGCACACGTACATGAATCTGAGCGGCGGCAGCGTCCTGGCGGCCGTCGACTTTTACAAACTGGCTCCGGCGGACTTGCTGGTCGTTTGCGACGACTTCAACCTGCCGGTCGGATCCCTTCGGCTTCGCCCCCGCGGAACCGAGGGGGGGCAACGCGGATTGGCCGACGTCATTCGCCGGCTGGGCACGAACGAGTTCGCCCGGCTGCGGATCGGCATCGGCCCGGTCCCCGAGCGGTGGAACCCGGCCGATTTCGTGCTGGGCAAGTTCACCGCCGACGAACGCCCCGAGATGGATTTACAGGTCGCCCGCGCGGTCGACGCAGCCAAGTGCTGGGCGACCGCCGGCGTGGACGAGGCCATGTGCCGCTTCAACGGCGCCGGTCCCTGA
- a CDS encoding 50S ribosomal protein L25, with the protein MTEILHVENRTTTGKRRNRRMRDAGQLPAILYGHREEPVSLTLKVEEMAAALRHGVHLVELAGAASGQALLQDVQWDVFQQHVLHVDLLRVDASERITVEVPIHTRGESPGVLNGGLLEHHLHSIEIETSPVAIPDVLHVNINHLGIGQELRVSDIIDMPAGAVPQCEPTSIVVACVMPGAEVEAEPAVAGAVEPEVIGKAEKEAAEE; encoded by the coding sequence ATGACCGAAATTCTGCACGTTGAAAATCGCACCACCACGGGCAAGCGGCGGAACCGCCGGATGCGCGACGCCGGCCAGCTTCCCGCGATCCTGTACGGCCACCGCGAAGAACCGGTGAGCCTCACGCTGAAGGTCGAGGAAATGGCCGCCGCGTTGCGGCATGGCGTTCACCTAGTGGAGCTCGCCGGCGCCGCCAGCGGGCAGGCCTTGCTGCAAGACGTTCAGTGGGACGTGTTCCAGCAACACGTCCTGCACGTCGACCTGCTGCGGGTCGACGCCAGCGAGCGGATCACCGTCGAGGTGCCGATTCACACCCGTGGCGAATCGCCGGGCGTGCTTAACGGCGGCCTGCTCGAGCATCACCTCCACTCAATCGAAATCGAAACGTCCCCCGTGGCGATCCCCGACGTCCTGCACGTCAACATCAACCACCTGGGCATCGGTCAAGAACTGCGCGTCTCGGACATCATCGACATGCCCGCCGGCGCCGTGCCGCAGTGCGAGCCGACCAGCATCGTGGTCGCCTGCGTCATGCCGGGCGCCGAGGTCGAAGCGGAACCGGCCGTCGCCGGCGCCGTGGAGCCCGAGGTCATCGGCAAGGCCGAGAAGGAGGCCGCGGAGGAGTAG
- a CDS encoding ribose-phosphate pyrophosphokinase yields MTDLKLFSGNANKVLSRQIADYLGVPLGQVSLGQFPDGEISCKINEDIRGRDVYLLQPTCPPVNDNLMQLLVLIDSCKRASAERVTAVLPYFGYARQDRKDEGRVPITAKLVANLITRAGADRVLTMDLHAAQIQGFFDVPVDHLYAAPVLNQHFIGMNIAQEDMVIVSPDEGSIKRALGHAKRLGGTMAIIDKRRVSPERTVQANILGGDVKGKIALMFDDMISTAGSIRGAAQVLHDHGVREIHVGVTHAVLCGNAMDNLRSANLSSLICTDSIPLNEDQILPQTKILSVAPLLGEAIKRIHRNESVSGLFR; encoded by the coding sequence ATGACTGACCTGAAGCTCTTCAGCGGCAACGCCAACAAAGTCCTCAGCCGGCAAATCGCCGACTATTTGGGCGTGCCGCTCGGGCAGGTTTCGCTCGGACAGTTCCCCGACGGCGAGATCTCCTGCAAAATCAACGAGGATATCCGCGGCCGGGACGTGTACCTGCTGCAGCCGACCTGTCCGCCGGTCAACGACAATCTGATGCAACTGCTCGTGCTGATCGACAGTTGCAAGCGGGCGAGCGCCGAGCGGGTGACCGCCGTGCTCCCCTACTTCGGCTACGCCCGGCAGGATCGCAAAGACGAAGGGCGGGTTCCGATCACCGCCAAGCTGGTCGCCAATCTGATCACCCGCGCCGGCGCCGACCGGGTGCTGACGATGGACCTGCACGCAGCCCAGATCCAGGGGTTCTTCGACGTGCCGGTCGATCATCTCTACGCGGCCCCAGTGCTCAATCAGCACTTCATCGGGATGAATATCGCGCAGGAGGACATGGTGATCGTCAGCCCCGACGAGGGGAGCATCAAACGGGCCCTGGGGCACGCCAAGCGGCTCGGGGGGACGATGGCGATCATCGACAAACGCCGGGTCAGCCCCGAGCGGACCGTTCAGGCGAACATCTTGGGGGGCGACGTGAAAGGAAAGATCGCCCTGATGTTCGACGACATGATCAGCACGGCTGGCTCGATCCGCGGCGCCGCGCAAGTGCTGCACGACCACGGGGTCCGGGAGATCCACGTGGGGGTCACTCACGCCGTGCTGTGCGGCAACGCGATGGACAACCTACGCTCGGCGAACCTGTCGAGCCTGATCTGTACGGACTCGATCCCGCTCAACGAGGATCAAATTCTGCCCCAAACGAAGATCTTGAGCGTGGCCCCCCTGCTGGGCGAGGCGATCAAGCGGATCCACCGCAACGAATCGGTCAGCGGCCTCTTCCGCTAA
- a CDS encoding NTP transferase domain-containing protein, with protein sequence MPSLPVMAVVLAAGKGTRMKSDLPKVLVPARGRPMVRYVIDALRAAGVGRIVVVVGYRAELVRQELADVPGIEFADQTEQLGTGHAVMTCRRQLAEHAGPVVIVTGDSPLLQATSVEKLLDEMDRRSAACVLGTIEKDDPAGFGRIVRDAAGRFTAIVEEKDATDSQRAIREINASTYVFDAAALLGALDQLTADNAQAEYYVTDCPAILLAEGRTVLALPALAPCEALSVNRGEDLPAVEAALAELGYAAGSAD encoded by the coding sequence ATGCCCTCCCTCCCCGTCATGGCCGTCGTCCTCGCCGCCGGGAAGGGGACGCGGATGAAATCGGACCTTCCGAAGGTGCTTGTCCCGGCCCGCGGCCGGCCGATGGTTCGCTACGTGATCGACGCCCTCCGGGCGGCGGGGGTCGGGCGGATCGTCGTCGTCGTCGGCTACCGAGCCGAGTTGGTTCGGCAGGAATTGGCCGACGTGCCGGGGATCGAGTTCGCCGACCAAACCGAGCAGCTCGGCACGGGGCACGCCGTGATGACGTGTCGCCGGCAACTTGCCGAGCACGCCGGCCCGGTGGTGATCGTCACTGGGGACTCGCCCCTGCTCCAGGCGACGTCGGTGGAGAAGCTGCTCGACGAGATGGACCGTCGCAGCGCCGCCTGCGTGCTGGGGACGATCGAAAAGGACGACCCCGCGGGGTTTGGCCGCATCGTCCGCGACGCGGCGGGCCGGTTCACTGCGATCGTCGAGGAAAAGGACGCGACCGACTCGCAGCGGGCGATCCGCGAGATCAACGCCAGCACGTACGTCTTCGACGCCGCGGCGCTCCTTGGCGCCCTCGACCAACTGACGGCCGACAACGCCCAGGCCGAGTACTACGTGACCGATTGCCCCGCGATCCTGCTGGCCGAGGGCCGCACGGTGCTGGCGTTGCCGGCCTTGGCGCCGTGCGAAGCGTTGAGCGTCAATCGCGGGGAAGATTTGCCGGCGGTGGAGGCGGCGCTCGCCGAGTTGGGTTATGCTGCGGGAAGCGCCGACTGA
- the argB gene encoding acetylglutamate kinase, which translates to MQDAIEKAAVLIEAMGWIREFRDKVTVIKLGGSVMEEPEALANLLVDIVFMETVGMRPIIVHGGGAAITRAMAEAKIEARFIQGRRYTDEATLAIVERVLAGEINESIAARIEEFGGRAMPLNFAGPANNNVLFGERLTLSGPDGASVDLGAVGTVTRVNREVLDNLTFAGQVPVIPSMCETDSGERLNVNADTAATAVAQAVGAEKLVFLSDVNGVRRDKDDPESLIHSLTAGEARALIADGSIESGMIPKVEACLETLSRGVRKIHIIDGRLRHSLLLEIYTNRGVGTELVAEPA; encoded by the coding sequence TTGCAAGACGCGATTGAAAAGGCTGCCGTGCTCATCGAGGCGATGGGCTGGATTCGCGAGTTCCGCGACAAGGTGACCGTCATCAAGCTCGGCGGTTCGGTCATGGAGGAGCCCGAAGCCCTGGCCAACCTGCTGGTGGACATCGTGTTCATGGAGACCGTCGGCATGCGGCCGATCATCGTCCACGGCGGCGGGGCGGCGATCACCCGCGCGATGGCCGAGGCGAAGATCGAAGCCCGGTTCATCCAGGGCCGTCGCTACACCGACGAGGCGACCCTTGCGATCGTCGAGAGGGTGCTCGCCGGCGAGATCAATGAATCGATCGCCGCGCGGATCGAGGAGTTCGGCGGGCGGGCGATGCCGCTTAACTTCGCCGGCCCCGCGAACAACAATGTCCTGTTCGGCGAGCGGCTGACGCTCTCCGGCCCCGACGGTGCGTCCGTCGACCTCGGCGCCGTGGGGACCGTGACGCGGGTCAATCGCGAGGTGCTCGACAACCTCACCTTCGCCGGCCAAGTGCCGGTGATCCCCTCGATGTGCGAGACCGACTCGGGCGAGCGGCTCAACGTCAACGCCGACACCGCTGCGACGGCCGTCGCCCAGGCGGTCGGGGCCGAAAAGCTGGTCTTCTTGAGCGACGTGAACGGCGTGCGCCGCGACAAGGACGACCCGGAGTCGCTCATTCATTCGCTTACCGCCGGCGAAGCCCGCGCCCTGATCGCCGACGGCAGCATCGAAAGCGGCATGATCCCCAAGGTCGAAGCGTGCCTGGAAACGCTCAGCCGCGGGGTACGAAAGATCCACATCATCGACGGCCGCCTGCGCCACTCGCTGCTGTTGGAAATCTACACCAATCGCGGCGTCGGCACCGAACTGGTGGCCGAACCTGCGTGA
- a CDS encoding aspartate aminotransferase family protein, producing MSPETAALFEEYVIPNYRRYEISLVRGENSLVWDDQGNQYLDFFPGWGCNLLGHCPPAVVAAVQEQVAELIHVPNSWHMEAQGRWAKLLSERSFGGKAFFCNSGAEANEAAIKLARLHTPKHKYKIVTFEGGFHGRTYGATSATAQPKYHEGIGPLAPGFMYCPFGDLDAVRAKVDDETCAILVEPIQGEGGIRIAPPGFLEGLRAIADERELVLVFDEVQAGCGRTGRWFAYQHFGVTPDVMTLAKSLCGGVAGAAMLCKKELAPSLRPGMHAATFGGNPLAARAGIATIETIEQEGLLKRTVELGELFRRELAPLVDELPVVVELRQIGLMIGLELAVDATPIVQRCLERRLLINATQGTVVRLLPAMTLSDDQVREGCAILADALRSYTP from the coding sequence ATGTCGCCTGAAACCGCCGCATTGTTCGAGGAGTACGTGATCCCCAACTACCGCCGGTACGAGATCTCGCTCGTGCGGGGGGAGAACTCGCTCGTCTGGGACGATCAGGGGAACCAGTATCTCGACTTCTTTCCCGGCTGGGGCTGCAATCTGTTGGGGCACTGTCCGCCGGCAGTCGTCGCGGCCGTGCAGGAGCAGGTCGCCGAGCTGATCCACGTCCCCAACAGTTGGCACATGGAAGCCCAGGGGCGGTGGGCCAAGCTGCTCAGCGAACGCTCGTTCGGCGGCAAGGCGTTCTTCTGCAACTCAGGGGCCGAGGCGAACGAAGCGGCCATCAAGCTCGCCCGACTCCACACCCCCAAGCACAAGTACAAGATCGTCACCTTCGAGGGGGGCTTTCACGGTCGAACCTACGGCGCCACCAGCGCCACGGCCCAGCCGAAATACCACGAGGGGATCGGCCCGCTGGCGCCCGGGTTCATGTATTGCCCCTTCGGCGATCTCGACGCGGTGCGGGCGAAAGTCGACGACGAAACGTGCGCGATCCTGGTCGAGCCGATCCAGGGGGAAGGGGGCATCCGCATCGCTCCCCCCGGGTTCCTCGAAGGGCTGCGCGCAATCGCCGACGAGCGCGAGTTGGTGCTGGTCTTCGATGAAGTCCAAGCCGGCTGCGGCCGCACGGGACGTTGGTTCGCCTACCAGCACTTCGGCGTCACGCCCGACGTGATGACGCTCGCCAAGAGCCTCTGCGGCGGCGTCGCGGGGGCGGCGATGCTGTGCAAGAAGGAGCTCGCCCCCAGTTTGCGCCCCGGGATGCACGCCGCGACGTTCGGCGGAAACCCGCTGGCCGCTCGGGCGGGGATCGCCACGATCGAAACCATCGAGCAGGAAGGCCTTCTCAAACGGACCGTCGAGTTGGGCGAACTGTTCCGCCGCGAGTTGGCCCCGTTGGTCGACGAATTGCCGGTCGTGGTCGAGTTGCGGCAGATCGGCCTGATGATCGGACTGGAACTGGCCGTCGACGCCACGCCGATCGTCCAGCGGTGCCTGGAACGCCGCTTGCTGATCAACGCGACCCAGGGGACGGTCGTCCGCCTGCTGCCGGCGATGACGCTGTCCGACGATCAGGTTCGCGAAGGGTGCGCGATTCTCGCAGACGCGCTGCGCAGCTACACGCCATAA